A window of the Caretta caretta isolate rCarCar2 chromosome 21, rCarCar1.hap1, whole genome shotgun sequence genome harbors these coding sequences:
- the LOC125624961 gene encoding potassium voltage-gated channel subfamily A member 3-like: protein MDEHRSLLRSPAASSSSSHHNPGYTEPPPPPEAPQPGPEQEEAEEEEGGMTVVVGGGDPLLEEPQHPHPLLAGERYDPPPAHVPPPPGRPPAGGGEHECCERVVINISGLRFETQLKTLAQFPQTLLGDPRKRMRYFDPLRNEYFFDRNRPSFDAILYYYQSGGRIRRPVNVPIDIFSEEIRFYQLGEEAMEKFREDEGFIREEQRPLPDKEFQRQVWLLFEYPESSGPARGIAIVSVLVILISIVIFCLETLPEFRDDRDYEGTGGTFGTSSGPLAMDVFTNSSSSAVSMVSSFTDPFFVVETLCIIWFSFELLVRFFACPSKATFSKNIMNIIDIVAIIPYFITLGTELAERQGNGQQAMSLAILRVIRLVRVFRIFKLSRHSKGLQILGQTLKASMRELGLLIFFLFIGVILFSSAVYFAEADDPTSGFSSIPDAFWWAVVTMTTVGYGDMHPITIGGKIVGSLCAIAGVLTIALPVPVIVSNFNYFYHRETEGEEQAQYLHVGSCQHLSSMEELRKGRSNSTLSKSEYMVIEEGGINNTAFKQAAFKTGNYTATNNPNCVNIKKIFTDV, encoded by the coding sequence aTGGACGAGCACCGGAGCCTGCTGCGCTCGCCGgccgcctcctcctccagcagccaCCACAACCCGGGCTACACCgagccgccgcccccccccgaagccccccagcccggccccgagCAGGAGGAAGCCGAGGAAGAGGAGGGCGGCATGACcgtggtggtgggtgggggggaccccctcctggaggagccccagcacccccacccgCTGCTGGCGGGGGAACGCTACGACCCCCCCCCGGCCCACGTCCCACCGCCCCCCGGCCGCCccccggcggggggcggggagcacgAGTGCTGCGAGCGGGTGGTGATCAACATCTCGGGCCTGCGCTTCGAGACCCAGCTCAAGACCCTGGCCCAGTTCCCCCAGACCCTGCTGGGCGACCCCCGCAAGCGGATGCGCTACTTCGACCCCCTGCGCAACGAGTACTTCTTCGACCGCAACCGGCCCAGCTTCGACGCCATCCTCTACTACTACCAGTCCGGGGGCCGCATCCGGCGCCCGGTCAACGTGCCCATCGACATCTTCTCCGAGGAGATCCGCTTCTATCAGCTGGGCgaggaggccatggagaagtTCCGGGAGGACGAGGGCTTCATCCGCGAGGAGCAGAGGCCCCTGCCTGATAAGGAATTCCAGCGCCAGGTGTGGCTCCTCTTTGAATACCCGGAGAGCTCCGGGCCGGCCAGAGGCATTGCCATTGTCTCAGTCCTCGTCATCCTCATCTCTATCGTCATCTTCTGCCTGGAGACCCTGCCTGAGTTCAGGGACGACCGTGACTATGAGGGGACAGGGGGGACCTTCGGCACGAGCAGCGGCCCCTTGGCGATGGACGTCTTcaccaactcctcctcctcagctGTCTCGATGGTGTCATCCTTCACCGACCCCTTCTTCGTGGTGGAGACACTGTGCATCATCTGGTTCTCTTTTGAGTTGCTTGTCCGCTTCTTTGCCTGCCCCAGCAAAGCCACCTTCTCCAAGAACATCATGAACATCATCGATATTGTGGCCATCATCCCCTACTTTATCACCTTGGGCACGGAACTGGCGGAGAGGCAGGGGAATGGCCAGCAAGCCATGTCCCTGGCCATCCTTAGGGTCATTCGGCTTGTCCGGGTCTTTCGTATCTTCAAGCTCTCACGACACTCCAAAGGGCTGCAGATCCTGGGGCAGACCCTCAAGGCCAGCATGAGGGAACTCGGCCTCTTGATATTTTTCCTCTTCATTGGTGTCATCCTCTTCTCCAGCGCCGTATACTTTGCAGAGGCGGATGACCCCACCTCAGGCTTCAGCAGCATCCCGGATGCCTTCTGGTGGGCGGTGGTGACCATGACCACAGTGGGCTATGGGGACATGCACCCAATTACCATTGGGGGCAAAATTGTGGGGTCCCTCTGTGCCATTGCCGGGGTGTTGACCATTGCCCTTCCTGTGCCTGTGATAGTCTCCAACTTCAACTATTTCTACCACCGGGAGACCGAAGGCGAGGAGCAAGCCCAATATCTGCACGTAGGGAGCTGCCAGCACCTCTCCTCTATGGAGGAGTTGAGGAAGGGGCGTAGCAATTCCACCCTGAGCAAGTCGGAGTACATGGTGATAGAGGAGGGGGGAATCAACAACACTGCATTCAAACAGGCTGCCTTTAAGACAGGCAACTACACAGCTACAAACAATCCCAATTGTGTGAACATCAAAAAGATCTTcactgatgtttaa